TCTAGAAGTTTTCTTGTTTCTGTATTTAATTCTCTAATAAATCGCATAAACTTTCTGATTTTAAACTACAGTTTATAGTTTATATTATTTTGTTTGATCTGTGTAATTAATTTTGTGTGTCTACTTATGGTATTGTGGTTGCTAGTAGTCGAGGATTTAGAGTTGCTCATTTCTTTACTGGAGAAACCGTAAAGGCACAAAATAGTCTCGTTGAAAAAGGGTTTGGATATATTCATGAAGTTCGTTATTCATTAGAATGGCTGGTTCAAGAACATTTACCCAAATCTATTCCTTATAGTGATGTTGAAGAGAGAATAAAAGCCTCCAGAAAAATCAATCGAAGAGTTTGGAATAAACTTAGTTATAATTGTGAACATTGGGCCAGAGAAATGTTTACAGGTCAACCTGAATGTACACAACTTAAACAATGGAAAGAAGAAATAAGAAATAAGAAAAATAAACAGTAGGGTGTTCATTTTCCTCATAATTATAGTTTAGAGTCTTGTAAGGTGGGCAATGCCCACCCTAGGATAAGTTTAAGGGGAAACTACCTCAACCTCTACCGTAGAAACATCTTCATCTTGCTTCTTATCAAACAATAAATTATTCTCTTTACAATCTATTAAAATGGTATCTCCAGCAGCAAAAGTCATCTCTAATATTTTGGTAGCGATAGGATTTTCTAATTTCCGTTGAATGGCCCGTTTTAAAGGTCTGGCCCCATATACGGGATCATAACCAGAATTGACGATATAATCAAGGGCAGCATCAGTTAATTCTAAACTAATACTTTGTTCCTCTAATAACCGTTCAATACGCTTAATTTGCAACGTAACAATGCGTCTTAACTGATCTTTCTTGAGGGTATGGAAGATAATTAAATCATCAATACGGTTCAAAAATTCAGGACGGAAATGTTTACGCAATGCTTGTAAAACTTTCTTTTGCATTTCCTCATAATTATCGTCATCCCCTGCTAAATTTAAGATATATTCACTACCAATATTACTGGTCATGACAATAATAGAATTACGAAAATCTACAACCCGACCTTGAGAGTCCGTAATACGCCCATCGTCAAGCACTTGTAATAAAATGTTAAAAACATCAATATGGGCCTTTTCTACCTCATCCAAGAGGATAACAGAATAGGGACGACGACGCACCGCTTCTGATAATTGTCCCCCTTGATCGTAACCCACATAACCAGGAGGGGCCCCAATTAACCGCGAAACGGCATGTTTTTCCATGTATTCTGACATATCTATGCGAATCATGGCATCTGGTGAGTCAAAGAGGAATGAAGCTAAGGCCCGCGCTAATTCTGTTTTTCCCACTCCTGTCGGCCCCATGAACAAAAAGGAACCAATGGGACGAGAGGGGTCTTTCATACCGGCCCTAGCGCGACGTATCGCAGCAGCAACCGCAGCAACCGCTTCTTCTTGACCAATAACTTGTTGATGTAAATGACCTTCTAATTCGAGGAGTTTTTGCCGTTCTGACCCTAATAATCGATTAATAGGAATACCAGACCATCCTGCTACAATTTCCGCAATATCTGACTCGGTTACTTGTTCTCTAAGGAGGGTTTGTCCTTGAGATTGAATATCAATTAATTTGCTTTCTTTTGCTTCTAATTCCCTCTGTAATACTTCTAATTTACCATACTTTAATTGGGCCGCTTTATTAAGATCATAGGCCCGTTCTGCTTGTTCAATTTGTACCCTTAAATGTTCTTCTTCTTCTTTGAGGGAATTAATATCTTCTAGCATTTGCTTTTCAGCTTGCCATTGTGATCCTAAACTTTCATGAATAGCTTCTAATTCTTTGATTTCTTGGGCAATTTTTTCTAACCTTTCTTTAGAAGATTTATCTATCATTAAACCTTGTCTTTTTTCTTCCCCTTCTAAGGAAAGTTTTTCCATTTGTAGCTGCATCAAACGACGATCTACATCTTCTAATTCCACAGGTTTAGAAGTAATTTCCATCTTTAATTTGGCCGCAGCTTCATCAACAAGATCGATCGCCTTATCCGGTAAAAATCGATCAGTAATATAACGATCAGAAAGGTTAGCAGCAGCAACTAAAGCGGAGTCCGTAATTTTCACCCCATGATGGACTTCATAACGTTCTTTCAGTCCCCTTAAAATAGAGATGGTATCTTCCACAGTAGGTTGCTTAACATATACCTGCTGAAAACGCCGTTCTAGGGCAGGATCTTTCTCAATATGCTTGCGATACTCATCCAGGGTCGTTGCACCGATACAGCGCAATTCTCCCCGTGCTAACATAGGTTTTAAGAGGTTCCCCGCATCCATAGAACCCCCTTCCCGTGAACCGGCCCCAACAACGGTATGGACTTCATCGATAAAGAGGATGATATGACCTTCCGAGTTGGTCACTTCCCGCATGACGGTTCGTAGACGTTCTTCAAATTCTCCCCGATATTTGGCCCCTGCGATCAAACTTCCCATGTCTAAGGAGATTAATTGCCGATTTTTCAGTGATTCTGGGACATCAGCATTTATAATACGTTGGGCCAACCCTTCGGCGATCGCAGTTTTACCGACCCCTGGTTCTCCAATTAATACAGGATTATTCTTAGAACGACGGGATAAAACCTGAATAACGCGACGTATCTCCTCATCACGCCCAATTACAGGATCTAGCTTACCTTGTTTTGCTGCTTCGGTGAGATCTCGGCCATACTTTTCTAAGGCTTCATAACGGTCTTCTTGATCGGGTTCCGTCACTTTTTGGGTTCCGCGAACCGCTTTAATTTCCTGTTCCAAGTCTTGGGGATCAAGGTTAAAGGTTCGTAAACAACGCCGTCCAAGGCGATCATCTTCAGCAAACCCGATCCAAAGATGTTCCACAGAGATATATTTATCGCCCCAACTTTCACGGGAAGCTTCAGCCCGATCCAGCATAACATCTAAACTACGGCCCAAATATAACTGATCAATACTAACAAATTTAGCTTGTCGATTGGTAAAGGCTTCTATTTGCTGTTGCAACCGAGGGATATCAATATTTGCCTTTTCTAAAATCCGCAAAGTTAAGCCTTTTTCTTGTTCAAGAAGGGCCAGCATGACGTGTTCTGCTTCTAGGGTTTGATTTTTGAAGCGACGGGCCACATCTTGAGATTTTACGATAGCATCCCAGGCTTGTTCGGTAAATTTATTAGAATCGGTTGGTTGCATTAGTGGCTAAATAAATCCCTCAATGTAATAGCAATTCCCAAGAATAGTATATCAATGTTACCAGTCACCAGTAAGCAGTAGGTTTTTTCCTTGAAATTGGGAATCCTAAGTATAAGGAACACCCTCATACTGCTGTTTATGACTAACTTCGACAAAAAAAGCCTCAGTGAACGGGATATCTGTCTGCTCGATTTAGCGGAAAATCACGCACCTTTATGCTAACGAATTGGAAAAATTTAGGCGTTCTAACAAAGGTTGTAAAGTGTCTTCATAGCGTCGCCAACGTTCAACGGATCTTTTGTAGATGGGTTGTCTGACTTGAGTAACACTAGCAGTACGCACAAGACGTTCTGTTTTATGGAAATTTAAACAAGCATCATCCCACTCTAAACCAATAAACTCTAAAAGTCGTCGGGTTTGTCCCACTTGATCAGCCACAGTTTCCTCGTAGTCAATTTCTAACATGGGAATAGGCAGATTTTGCCGCCAATGCTCCATAATACGCCCATATTCATTAATCCTTTCAGCAATATGGGTCAAATCAAATGCCCAACGCAAAACCTTAAACTGAGTTATCCAACAAGATACCGCCACATCACGCACATCACGACGACAATGGATAATCTTAGCATTGGGGAAAATTGTTACCAACCAACCAAGAAGGCTATAGTTATCGGGCATTTTATCGACAATACGCTGATATTGAGAGCTATTAAGGCCCGCTTTTTCTGCTAAAGCTTGTAACTGGGCTAAATGCCAATCCGCTAAAGGATGAATTTCGGCGGTAGAAAGTTGAGAAAGACAGTCCCAAATGGAGGGAATGGTATTAGTTGCCATCATTGCAGGTAAATGATGAAAGAAAGCCTTGAGTTGCAAAGTTGCGTTCTCCTACACCAAAGACAAGGGGATGACTGGCTAAAATTTGCTCGGTTAAGGTTGTGCCACTGCGAGGCATTCCGACGACGAAAACAGGAACTTGAGAAGAATTGCCCATTTCTTGAGTGCGTTGGAAGAAATCCCGATTAAAATGGGCGATCATTTGATCAATATAATTGTGGTATTCTTGGGGGTCATAGTCCCAACCCCGTGCTTGTTTATGGATAGTGTGTAGTTTATTCGCATTAATCGTATGATGTGCTGCTAAATCATAATTTTTACAGCCATCGTAGTAATGAGCAAGACCAAAATGCAGAGAAGCTTTA
This genomic stretch from Crocosphaera sp. UHCC 0190 harbors:
- a CDS encoding sulfotransferase, whose protein sequence is MMATNTIPSIWDCLSQLSTAEIHPLADWHLAQLQALAEKAGLNSSQYQRIVDKMPDNYSLLGWLVTIFPNAKIIHCRRDVRDVAVSCWITQFKVLRWAFDLTHIAERINEYGRIMEHWRQNLPIPMLEIDYEETVADQVGQTRRLLEFIGLEWDDACLNFHKTERLVRTASVTQVRQPIYKRSVERWRRYEDTLQPLLERLNFSNSLA
- the clpB gene encoding ATP-dependent chaperone ClpB — encoded protein: MQPTDSNKFTEQAWDAIVKSQDVARRFKNQTLEAEHVMLALLEQEKGLTLRILEKANIDIPRLQQQIEAFTNRQAKFVSIDQLYLGRSLDVMLDRAEASRESWGDKYISVEHLWIGFAEDDRLGRRCLRTFNLDPQDLEQEIKAVRGTQKVTEPDQEDRYEALEKYGRDLTEAAKQGKLDPVIGRDEEIRRVIQVLSRRSKNNPVLIGEPGVGKTAIAEGLAQRIINADVPESLKNRQLISLDMGSLIAGAKYRGEFEERLRTVMREVTNSEGHIILFIDEVHTVVGAGSREGGSMDAGNLLKPMLARGELRCIGATTLDEYRKHIEKDPALERRFQQVYVKQPTVEDTISILRGLKERYEVHHGVKITDSALVAAANLSDRYITDRFLPDKAIDLVDEAAAKLKMEITSKPVELEDVDRRLMQLQMEKLSLEGEEKRQGLMIDKSSKERLEKIAQEIKELEAIHESLGSQWQAEKQMLEDINSLKEEEEHLRVQIEQAERAYDLNKAAQLKYGKLEVLQRELEAKESKLIDIQSQGQTLLREQVTESDIAEIVAGWSGIPINRLLGSERQKLLELEGHLHQQVIGQEEAVAAVAAAIRRARAGMKDPSRPIGSFLFMGPTGVGKTELARALASFLFDSPDAMIRIDMSEYMEKHAVSRLIGAPPGYVGYDQGGQLSEAVRRRPYSVILLDEVEKAHIDVFNILLQVLDDGRITDSQGRVVDFRNSIIVMTSNIGSEYILNLAGDDDNYEEMQKKVLQALRKHFRPEFLNRIDDLIIFHTLKKDQLRRIVTLQIKRIERLLEEQSISLELTDAALDYIVNSGYDPVYGARPLKRAIQRKLENPIATKILEMTFAAGDTILIDCKENNLLFDKKQDEDVSTVEVEVVSP